Genomic segment of Photobacterium profundum SS9:
GGCATCGTGGCAAAGCATTACGCCAAGCAGCACTTGTTACCTCGCGACATTGTAATGGCACACGAGCAGGGCGATATTCACTATCATGATCTAGACTATTCACCGTTTTTCCCTATGTTCAACTGTATGTTGATCGATCTTGATGGCATGTTGACGCATGGCTTTAAAATGGGTAACGCTGAAATTGATACACCTAAATCAATTTCAACGGCTACAGCGGTTACGGCACAAATTATTGCTCAAGTTGCTAGCCATATTTACGGCGGTACAACCATAAATCGTATCGACGAAGTACTAGCACCTTATGTAACAGTGAGCTACGAGAAGCATTTGAGTGTTGCAACAGAATGGGGCATAGCTGATCCAGAAGCGTTTGCTCGCTCTCGTACCGACAAAGAATGTTATGACGCATTCCAATCTCTAGAATACGAAGTCAATACGTTACATACCGCTAATGGACAAACGCCGTTTGTGACATTTGGCTTTGGTTTGGGCACTTCTTGGGAATCACGTTTAATCCAACAATCTATCCTAAGTAATCGTATTGCAGGATTGGGTAATAATCGTAAAACAGCGGTATTCCCTAAACTTGTATTTGCCATTAAAGATGGTTTAAACCATAAGCAAGATGATCCAAACTACGATATTAAAACGCTTGCACTAGAGTGTGCATCGAAGCGTATGTACCCTGACATTCTTAATTACGACAAAGTCGTTGAGATCACGGGCTCATTTAAAACCCCAATGGGTTGTCGTAGTTTCTTAGGCACTTATGAAGAAAATGGTAAGTTGATTCATGAAGGTCGTAATAACATTGGTGTTGTTAGCCTTAACTTACCGCGTATTGCCTTACAAGCCGAAGGTAGTGAAGCGCGTTTCTATGCATTATTAGACGACCGTCTAGTTCTAGCTCGTCGTGCTCTTGAAACACGTATTGCACGTCTTGATGGTGTTAAAGCACGTGTTGCACCTATCCTTTATATGGAAGGGGCGTGTGGTGTTCGTTTGAATGCTGATGATGATGTATCTGAAATCTTTAAAAATGGCCGTGCGTCTATTTCTCTGGGTTACATTGGTATTCACGAAACAATCAATGCTCTTTTTGGCACTGCAACACATGTCTACGATGACGAGACACTACGTCAAAAAGCCGTTGATATTGTTAAGTACCTAAAAGCCGCGACAGATAAGTGGCAAGCAGAAACAGGTTACGGCTTCAGTTTATACAGTACGCCAAGTGAAAATTTATGTAGCCGCTTTTGTGCGATTGACGCGAAAGAATTTGGTGTAGTAGAAGGCGTAACCGACAAAGGTTATTACACGAACAGTTTCCACCTCGATGTAGAAAAACAAGTAAACCCATACGACAAAATTGATTTCGAAATGCCATACCCAGAAGTCACGAGTGGCGGCTTCATTTGCTATGGCGAATACCCAAATATTCAACACAACGTCGAAGCATTAGAGAACGTATGGGATTACAGCTACACGCGTGTACCATATTACGGAACAAACACGCCGATTGATGAATGCTACGAATGTGGCTTTATGGGTGAGTTTGATTGTACGAGTAAAGGTTTCACGTGCCCTAAATGTGGTAACCATGAACCGTCGAAAGTGTCTGTAACGCGTCGCGTGTGTGGTTACTTAGGCAGCCCAGATGCCCGCCCGTTTAACTTCGGCAAGCAAGAAGAAGTGAAACGTCGCGTTAAGCACATGTAATGTAAATATTTATATAGATTCATTAAAAAGAATGTTTAGAAGTGCCTGTTTGGCACTTCTTGCATTTTGTTTATTTGTTCCAAGGTTGAGGAAACAAAACATGCACTACAACAATTACTATCCAGTTGATGTGGTTAATGGTCCAGGTACACGATGTACGTTATTCGTATCGGGATGTGAGCATCAATGTCGTGGGTGTTATAACAAAAGCACTTGGCGACTAGATAACGGGCATGCGTTTACTCAAGAAATGGAAGACAACATCATTAATGATTTAAATGATACGCGTATCAAGCGTCGTGGATTGTCATTATCTGGTGGAGACCCGCTTCATCCTGCTAATCTGGCTTCTGTATTAAAGCTTGTCATGAGAGTTAAAACGGAATGTGTAGGAAAAGATATTTGGCTGTGGTCTGGTTATGTTTTGGCTGAACTGACTGAGCAACAAAAGCAAATTGTTGACTTAATTGATGTGCTGGTCGATGGTAAGTTTGAGCAAGATAAGCGAGACCCATCCCTTGTGTGGAAGGGTAGCGAGAACCAAGTTATCCACTATTTTAATGAGATTGAATAAATTAAGCTCATAATGAACGTTATTGAGTAAAGTGTTTGTTTGTAAAGTATTGCGTGTGTGAAAATTACTCCAACGTTAATTTTTTGTGAATATTTCATGTTGGTATACTGAGTTATCCACTGTTTCTGTGTATAACTGTGGGAGAAGAAGGTGTATGAAATTGGCTTGCACCTTTTTGGTGGGAATATTGCACAATATTGACGCGCCTTTGTTATGCTCAAAACAGTCAATGGAAGCGCTTTTTGTGGGTATTCATACTACTTTTCTTTCATCTTTTGCTCATCTAAGGTACATTCCCACCTTTCCTGATCCGTAGGAGCCCGTCATGGCACGTACAATCCTTTATACTTATAAAGAAGAAGAAAAAGAGCTTACTTTTTCATACCAAGAATACCATTCAATTCAAGAAGCCGTTGCTGCTGCTGAAGGAATTGATATTACTGCATACTTAAAAATGGAACAGCAAATTGAAGCTGTGACTCGCGACAAAAAAGCAGTAAGAGACTACCGTGATAACCATTTCAGAAAGTTAGGTTTTGGTCGTATTACTCTAGCTCAAAAAGAAAACCGTGGTGTCGGTAAGAAATAACTAACGTATTGTACTGTTTTTACAACGCGTAAAATGGGTACTCACTGAGTATCCTTTTTTTTGGCTATCGACTTAACTCAAATGGTATTACTTTCTTTGAGATGTTTTACTGCTATATCTCTTTCGATCCCTGAATCCTATATAAATAAAGTAAGCCCCCATTGCTGCAATAACGTGTTTGATCGAGTGTCCACTCATTCCCCCCAACAATGCATATATTTCATCGTCGTTAGATTCTGCCCATTTTGATAGTACATAGGCAATGAGCGCGTATAAATAGTACTGCCTGTGAGTAAACCGAGAGCAAAAAAAATAAAGAATAATAGGGATGTGTATAATAGGAATGACTTGAATTAACACATAAGCAGACATATCCCCGCGTCCATTTTGTAACGTTGTTATATACCAATAAACAACAGATAAAAAGCCATACACAATCATGGGGAAAAATAACCAACGACCAGCATCTCGCGATACAAATTCCGTTAACATAATGCAATAGAGAGCGATAAAAGCGAGGGTGATAGGTATTCTGTCGAACATTAAGGTGAAATCGTTAGGGGTTAAGTGGTAATAACTTGATGCAAAGAAAGCGAGCATGAGTGCGAAGAAAAAGAAGGGGTATTGCAGCGCAATATTTGGTTCAATGGCCACCGACCTTTTTCTAAATAGTTGTAAGCCTTTAAGCCCAACATATAAAAAGGGGAGGTTAGAGATGACATTCCAAAAATTCGGAATCGAAAAAAACATGCGTTGATCGGCGTAGTTATAAAAGTTGCCACTTTGCTTGATAGGAGAGAAAATAATAGCGGCAAGAGTAAGAACAGCAGCAATAACAATAAGCCCTGTGACTTTCT
This window contains:
- a CDS encoding DUF2960 domain-containing protein — its product is MARTILYTYKEEEKELTFSYQEYHSIQEAVAAAEGIDITAYLKMEQQIEAVTRDKKAVRDYRDNHFRKLGFGRITLAQKENRGVGKK
- a CDS encoding ceramidase domain-containing protein produces the protein MAKLSSYHKKVTGLIVIAAVLTLAAIIFSPIKQSGNFYNYADQRMFFSIPNFWNVISNLPFLYVGLKGLQLFRKRSVAIEPNIALQYPFFFFALMLAFFASSYYHLTPNDFTLMFDRIPITLAFIALYCIMLTEFVSRDAGRWLFFPMIVYGFLSVVYWYITTLQNGRGDMSAYVLIQVIPIIHIPIILYFFCSRFTHRQYYLYALIAYVLSKWAESNDDEIYALLGGMSGHSIKHVIAAMGAYFIYIGFRDRKRYSSKTSQRK
- the nrdG gene encoding anaerobic ribonucleoside-triphosphate reductase-activating protein, translating into MHYNNYYPVDVVNGPGTRCTLFVSGCEHQCRGCYNKSTWRLDNGHAFTQEMEDNIINDLNDTRIKRRGLSLSGGDPLHPANLASVLKLVMRVKTECVGKDIWLWSGYVLAELTEQQKQIVDLIDVLVDGKFEQDKRDPSLVWKGSENQVIHYFNEIE
- the nrdD gene encoding anaerobic ribonucleoside-triphosphate reductase produces the protein MKPVVIKRDGCRVPFNTQRIKEAILGAAQSVDEVDVEAMNEAYAASVADGVLSQFMSAEEVEIHAIQDAVENHLMVGPHKAVARAYIEYRHDRDIARDKKSLLNNEIRGLIEQSNASLLNENANKDSKVIPTQRDLLAGIVAKHYAKQHLLPRDIVMAHEQGDIHYHDLDYSPFFPMFNCMLIDLDGMLTHGFKMGNAEIDTPKSISTATAVTAQIIAQVASHIYGGTTINRIDEVLAPYVTVSYEKHLSVATEWGIADPEAFARSRTDKECYDAFQSLEYEVNTLHTANGQTPFVTFGFGLGTSWESRLIQQSILSNRIAGLGNNRKTAVFPKLVFAIKDGLNHKQDDPNYDIKTLALECASKRMYPDILNYDKVVEITGSFKTPMGCRSFLGTYEENGKLIHEGRNNIGVVSLNLPRIALQAEGSEARFYALLDDRLVLARRALETRIARLDGVKARVAPILYMEGACGVRLNADDDVSEIFKNGRASISLGYIGIHETINALFGTATHVYDDETLRQKAVDIVKYLKAATDKWQAETGYGFSLYSTPSENLCSRFCAIDAKEFGVVEGVTDKGYYTNSFHLDVEKQVNPYDKIDFEMPYPEVTSGGFICYGEYPNIQHNVEALENVWDYSYTRVPYYGTNTPIDECYECGFMGEFDCTSKGFTCPKCGNHEPSKVSVTRRVCGYLGSPDARPFNFGKQEEVKRRVKHM